The Anolis carolinensis isolate JA03-04 chromosome 2, rAnoCar3.1.pri, whole genome shotgun sequence genome has a window encoding:
- the ccdc71 gene encoding coiled-coil domain-containing protein 71, translated as MNVEADNEEEKAVHSWSRISSAGQKALEEALRVFNPMSKDLSDTETQLVAFLQGLREEGYQPTILRSKDVYGYSSCTARMPSQTKGSGQDTSTAAPISESAKVPARNMGTMSKASSPLAGIIVSSSKGSARPLSKNNNATNLLLNSLKRTRSRTSKDSAVGFPANMYPGVYPAMRLSVVLEALVPIKATASCLESKCKQGHLGISSSDFKLLKAASGSRQSATIKATKLSPNQLDSKDYRHIIKKVPDSTSLTVSLMKGPKGGVLRESNACKASGILNGRISGSPSQSCSQAATRNKEPSVDKTGWRGGSSLQETAGQKRKRGEERKELSCRKNPSSVPSPSQVELHSKTLSLLKFQAIKVNSSSDDELRRRAQRILRVNLSPVIRIQPLPHSHSVP; from the coding sequence ATGAATGTTGAGGCGGACAATGAGGAAGAAAAAGCTGTCCATTCCTGGTCAAGGATCTCCTCTGCAGGACAGAAGGCCTTGGAAGAAGCTCTCAGGGTATTCAACCCCATGTCTAAAGACCTGTCTGACACAGAGACCCAGCTAGTAGCTTTTCTTCAAGGGCTTAGGGAAGAAGGATACCAGCCCACTATTCTAAGGAGTAAAGACGTGTATGGATACAGCTCATGCACGGCCAGGATGCCCAGCCAAACAAAAGGCAGTGGCCAGGACACTTCAACAGCTGCCCCTATTTCAGAGTCTGCTAAGGTTCCTGCCAGAAACATGGGAACAATGTCCAAAGCATCTTCTCCCTTAGCAGGTATTATAGTAAGTTCTTCTAAAGGCTCTGCCAGGCCATTATCCAAGAACAATAATGCTACGAACCTCCTGTTGAACTCATTGAAACGGACACGTTCACGCACATCAAAAGACTCAGCAGTGGGTTTCCCTGCCAACATGTACCCTGGTGTCTACCCAGCTATGAGGTTGTCTGTTGTGCTGGAAGCCTTGGTTCCTATAAAAGCAACAGCATCTTGCCTGGAGTCAAAATGTAAACAGGGGCACCTTGGGATATCTTCTTCAGACTTTAAGCTCCTCAAGGCAGCTAGTGGGTCCAGGCAATCTGCCACAATCAAGGCCACTAAATTATCACCCAACCAATTGGACTCAAAAGATTATAGGCATATAATAAAGAAAGTGCCAGACTCTACTTCTCTGACTGTAAGCCTTATGAAAGGACCAAAGGGTGGGGTATTGAGGGAAAGCAATGCCTGCAAAGCCTCTGGAATCCTGAATGGCAGAATTTCCGGAAGCCCCTCCCAAAGCTGTAGCCAGGCAGCTACCAGAAATAAGGAGCCATCAGTGGACAAAACAGGGTGGAGAGGAGGAAGCAGCCTTCAAGAGACTGCTgggcagaaaagaaaaagaggggaggagagaaaagaatTGTCATGCAGGAAGAATCCCAGTTCTGTGCCATCTCCCAGTCAAGTGGAACTGCATTCGAAAACATTAAGCCTGCTGAAATTCCAGGCCATCAAGGTGAACAGCTCTTCTGATGATGAATTGAGGAGGAGAGCACAGAGAATCCTTAGAGTGAACCTGTCCCCTGTTATTAGAATTCAACCACTGCCTCATTCTCACAGTGTCCCTTGA